In Rahnella aquatilis CIP 78.65 = ATCC 33071, the DNA window GCCCGTTATGAGACTGATTTTTATGGCTGGACGCGTGAACAGGCCGATTTACTGCGCAATGGCAGATTTAGTGAACTGGACACACAGAATCTTCTGGAGGAGATCGAGGCAATGGGCACAAGCGCGGAAACCGAGCTGGAGTCGCGCCTCGAAGTCCTGTTTATCCATATGCTGAAATGCCAATTGCTGTCAGAACATCAGGCGCGCAGCTGGAAACTCACTATAGAGGAACAGCGCCGCAAGATTGAGCGCAGCCTCAGGAAAAGCCCAAGCATCAGACACAAGCTACCTGAGATCATCGGAGATGCCTACGGCGATGCGGTGATCGGCGCCGAACGCGAGACACACATCAAGCGCTCAGTATTCCCTGCTGAATGCCCGTGGTCGTTTGAGCAGTTTATGGATCCGAAATTCTACCCGGAGTAAATCCGGACGTTTTCCAAACAGCGGTCATCCGGGTAACGGTGAGCGAGCGCGGAATTTTTTCGCGGTCATGAGCCGTTGGTGGGGTGTCGGGGCGCAGCCCTGACCAGGCACTTTTGGGATCGCGGCCAGCTCGATGGCGGTGGACACAAAACATTTCCTGTCCGCCTGTTGTGCTTCGTTTTGCGGCTGGTTATTCTGGCTTCGCTATCGTTGCGTGCCGCAACTGCCAAAACCCGTGTGGCCTGAGACGGGTGCCTTCGGGCGGCCACTGCCAATGTTCCTGTGATTTGAGAGAAACGCCTTCGGGTGATCACATGCCAATACCGTTATGACCTGAGAGACGGTGCCTTCGGGCGGTCACTGAAGCCGCAGAAAACCTCTGAAAAACGCGGCACCCACAATCCAGTGGCTGAGGTCTACACCTAAAGTCTTGCTTTAGGTTGCACTCAAAGCAGCACTGCCTGCATATAACACCACATCAGCCTCCACCAGGGCATTTACCATCGCACGCGCGTCACTTGCGTATCGCGAAGCGTTTACCAAGTGACGCGCGCGCAAAAGCGCCGCGAACCCCCATGCCGCAAACCCCAGGGGCATTTTCCACTATCTGACACACACGTGATCGGCGACTTTACGCCGTCTGTACCGGCACCGCCGGCAGACATTATTTTGATATGAGGGATAAAACGACACGACATCGATGGCGACACCGGGAAACCGGTGTGTGGAGGCAGTCTGACGAACGTCAGCCCGGCGAAAGCCGCGAACGGATCAGAGATCCGGGGCGCCTTGCAAGAACTCAACCATTCGCCGCCCCGGTGCACAGATGTCTGTCGTGACGCATGACGCGCAAAATAAACCGTGCCGCCGGGGTGAATTTAAGCCGTATCGAGACTGAAAAGACCTGGGAGTGAAAGTCCCTATGTCAGGATTTCCAGAACCGCCACCATGGAGAATTATCAGATGCCGCTGCCACAGGTTGAATTTCTTTCTTATGCTCAAGCAGAAGCATCGCCTGTTTCAAGCTATCGATATGTGATTGCTGAGCGGTCACCAGTTCTCTGAGATGTTCCACCTCCTGAGTCAACTGCTGATGTACCTGTTCAGACTGTGCAGTCTCACTTGTAAACCTTTGCCCAGTTACTTGTCCATCTAGCTGTGCGGGTTGAACAGATGACAAGGTTCCAAAAACCCGTAATAGTTCTGATGTGTCGAGTAATTTAGTATTTTTCATACCTGAACAACTGGACAGTTCACCAGCCTTAATAAGCCTGTGCAGTGTCGTACGGCTTTTACCGGTCAAACGTGATGCTTCACTGATCGAAATTTTAGCCATGTGACGAACCTGCGGTTGGAGTAGTGTTACTAATAATACGGAAGAATGAGAGAATTGGGAGAAAGAGTGGCACGGGCAACCTCAATAACAGATGCCATTACGCTTCCTCGGTTTGACAGACTCCGCTAGTCAAACGCTGCGGCGAGCGTTGCGGTTCATAAGCATAAATATCTGATAAAGGGAGAACATAAACCAGGAAAGGAGTNNNNNNNNNNNNNNNNNNNNNNNNNNNNNNNNNNNNNNNNNNNNNNNNNNNNNNNNNNNNNNNNNNNNNNNNNNNNNNNNNNNNNNNNNNNNNNNNNNNNNNNNNNNNNNNNNNNNNNNNNNNNNNNNNNNNNNNNNNNNNNNNNNNNNNNNNNNNNNNNNNNNNNNNNNNNNNNNNNNNNNNNNNNNNNNNNNNNNNNNNNNNNNNNNNNNNNNNNNNNNNNNNNNNNNNNNNNNNNNNNNNNNNNNNNNNNNNNNNNNNNNNNNNNNNNNNNNNNNNNNNNNNNNNNNNNNNNNNNNNNNNNNNNNNNNNNNNNNNNNNNNNNNNNNNNNNNNNNNNNNNNNNNNNNNNNNNNNNNNNNNNNNNNNNNNNNNNNNNNNNNNNNNNNNNNNNNNNNNNNNNNNNNNNNNNNNNNNNNNNNNNNNNNNNNNNNNNNNNNNNNNNNNNNNNNNNNNNNNNNNNNNNNNNNNNNNNNNNNNNNNNNNNNNNNNNNNNNNNNNNNNNNNNNNNNNNNNNNNNNNNNNNNNNNNNNNNNNNNNNNNNNNNNNNNNNNNNNNNNNNNNNNNNNNNNNNNNNNNNNNNNNNNNNNNNNNNNNNNNNNNNNNNNNNNNNNNNNNNNNNNNNNNNNNNNNNNNNNNNNNNNNNNNNNNNNNNNNNNNNNNNNNNNNNNNNNNNNNNNNNNNNNNNNNNNNNNNNNNNNNNNNNNNNNNNNNNNNNNNNNNNNNNNNNNNNNNNNNNNNNNNNNNNNNNNNNNNNNNNNNNNNNNNNNNNNNNNNNNNNNNNNNNNNNNNNNNNNNNNNNNNNNNNNNNNNNNNNNNNNNNNNNNNNNNNNNNNNNNNNNNNNNNNNNNNNNNNNNNNNNNNNNNNNNNNNNNNNNNNNNNNNNNNNNNNNNNNNNNNNNNNNNNNNNNNNNNNNNNNNNNNNNNNNNNNNNNNNNNNNNNNNNNNNNNNNNNNNNNNNNNNNNNNNNNNNNNNNNNNNNNNNNNNNNNNNNNNNNNNNNNNNNNNNNNNNNNNNNNNNNNNNNNNNNNNNNNNNNNNNNNNNNNNNNNNNNNNNNNNNNNNNNNNNNNNNNNNNNNNNNNNNNNNNNNNNNNNNNNNNNNNNNNNNNNNNNNNNNNNNNNNNNNNNNNNNNNNNNNNNNNNNNNNNNNNNNNNNNNNNNNNNNNNNNNNNNNNNNNNNNNNNNNNNNNNNNNNNNNNNNNNNNNNNNNNNNNNNNNNNNNNNNNNNNNNNNNNNNNNNNNNNNNNNNNNNNNNNNNNNNNNNNNNNNNNNNNNNNNNNNNNNNNNNNNNNNNNNNNNNNNNNNNNNNNNNNNNNNNNNNNNNNNNNNN includes these proteins:
- a CDS encoding DNA-binding protein; translated protein: MAKISISEASRLTGKSRTTLHRLIKAGELSSCSGMKNTKLLDTSELLRVFGTLSSVQPAQLDGQVTGQRFTSETAQSEQVHQQLTQEVEHLRELVTAQQSHIDSLKQAMLLLEHKKEIQPVAAASDNSPWWRFWKS
- a CDS encoding DUF29 domain-containing protein codes for the protein MTARYETDFYGWTREQADLLRNGRFSELDTQNLLEEIEAMGTSAETELESRLEVLFIHMLKCQLLSEHQARSWKLTIEEQRRKIERSLRKSPSIRHKLPEIIGDAYGDAVIGAERETHIKRSVFPAECPWSFEQFMDPKFYPE